The following are encoded in a window of Narcine bancroftii isolate sNarBan1 chromosome 2, sNarBan1.hap1, whole genome shotgun sequence genomic DNA:
- the LOC138753807 gene encoding EEF1A lysine methyltransferase 3-like isoform X3: protein MTVNELFRDSKGHSDIGSAAISIRQARIGETSNDSDQEKTSGQDDQQRTTKNQGSLRVIFGKMTRYQHQGNTSIPYPMIDWPLLKHLRTEKQFKFCGHSLNIGQHYDINLGFSASIWKAALVLCQYFEQEKINFSGRKVIELGSGTGIVGILAVLLGGEVTMTDQENVLSQIEYNVSINIPSHSRHRSKVCALAWGKDHMKFPTNYDFILGSDIVYTSLTYPLLLKTLLHLSQGPTIIYLSSKLRKGNHSANFHEKLLPRYYSCQLVHQVEDKSINVYKMSTLNTTANGNVAELMQGNSKVKTLEPLELE from the exons ATGACTGTCAATGAACTTTtccg TGATTCAAAGGGACACAGTGATATTGGCTCTGCTGCAATAAGCATCAG ACAGGCTCGGATAGGTGAAACCTCAAATGATTCAGACCAAGAAAAGACATCTGGTCAGGATGACCAGCAAAGAACAACCAAAAATCAGGGAAGTCTCAGGGTAATTTTTGGGAAGATGACAAGATACCAGCATCAGGGGAATACTAGTATCCCTTACCCCATGATTGACTGGCCACTTCTGAAGCACCTCCGAACAGAAAAACAGTTCAAATTCTGCGGACACTCTCTAAACATTGGTCAACACTACGACATCAATTTGGGGTTCTCTGCTTCTATCTGGAAAGCC GCTCTCGTTCTTTGCCAATACTTTGAACAGGAGAAGATAAACTTTTCTGGGAGAAAGGTGATTGAACTTGGGTCTGGGACTGGAATCGTGGGAATTCTTGCTGTACTACTGG GTGGAGAGGTTACTATGACAGACCAAGAGAATGTCTTGAGCCAAATAGAATACAATGTCTCCATaaatatcccctctcattctagACATCGGTCAAAAGTCTGTGCCTTAGCCTGGGGCAAGGATCACATGAAATTTCCCACCAATTACGACTTTATCCTGGGATCAGATATTGTGTACACCTCTCTCACCTATCCCTTGCTGTTAAAGACTTTGTTACACTTATCTCAAGGGCCAACTATCATCTACCTCTCGTCAAAGTTACGGAAAGGAAACCACTCCGCGAACTTCCATGAGAAGCTTTTGCCTCGGTATTACAGCTGCCAACTCGTTCACCAGGTAGAGGACAAATCGATCAACGTGTATAAGATGAGCACATTGAATACAACAGCCAATGGTAATGTAGCCGAGTTGATGCAAGGAAATTCCAAAGTGAAGACACTCGAGCCATTGGAACTTGAATAA